In one Poseidonibacter antarcticus genomic region, the following are encoded:
- a CDS encoding VWA domain-containing protein, whose protein sequence is MFYFKNIEFLYLLLLLIPLIYLIRQKKDFVLGQFSKEVFDKIEFKNNRFSKKTRAIILICSFSFIVLAFARPIINNGEIKIKSSFVNMLVAVDISKSMMINDVYPSRFEFEKNKLFSFLDELKNIRVGLVGFSSQTFLISPLTEDFNSLKFLVKNLSFDYLNLKGTNINSVLEVTNDLLKDEKNKILLIFTDGGNKKKFDEEIAYAKTHNINVYIYNIGTKKGGIIKDDNGNAVLVKINEDIKKLALNTNGAYMEQSLNQDDIKQLSEVINNNYKASTQSEDVIKDQKELFFYPLIIAIILFFMGIFSLPRRKS, encoded by the coding sequence ATGTTTTATTTTAAAAATATTGAGTTTTTATATTTACTTCTTTTGTTGATACCATTAATCTATTTAATAAGACAAAAAAAAGATTTTGTTTTAGGACAATTTTCTAAAGAAGTATTTGACAAAATTGAATTTAAAAATAATAGATTTTCAAAAAAGACAAGAGCTATTATATTGATTTGTTCTTTTTCTTTTATTGTCCTTGCATTTGCAAGACCTATTATCAATAATGGTGAAATAAAAATAAAATCAAGTTTTGTAAATATGTTAGTTGCTGTTGATATTTCAAAATCTATGATGATAAATGATGTTTATCCAAGTAGATTTGAATTTGAGAAAAATAAACTTTTTTCATTTTTAGATGAATTAAAAAATATAAGAGTTGGACTTGTAGGATTTAGTTCTCAAACATTTTTAATTTCACCTTTAACTGAGGATTTTAATTCTTTAAAATTTTTGGTTAAAAATTTAAGCTTTGATTATTTAAATCTAAAAGGAACAAATATTAACTCTGTACTAGAAGTTACAAATGACCTTTTAAAAGATGAAAAAAATAAAATACTATTAATCTTTACAGATGGTGGAAATAAAAAAAAGTTTGATGAAGAAATAGCTTATGCAAAAACACATAATATCAATGTTTATATTTATAATATCGGAACTAAAAAAGGTGGAATTATAAAAGATGATAATGGAAATGCAGTTTTAGTAAAAATAAATGAAGATATTAAAAAATTAGCTCTAAATACAAATGGAGCTTATATGGAACAGTCATTAAATCAAGATGATATTAAACAATTAAGCGAAGTAATAAACAATAATTACAAAGCAAGTACACAAAGTGAAGATGTTATCAAAGATCAAAAAGAGTTGTTTTTTTATCCATTGATAATAGCAATAATCCTATTTTTTATGGGAATTTTTTCACTTCCTAGGAGAAAATCATGA